Proteins found in one Candidatus Binatia bacterium genomic segment:
- a CDS encoding APC family permease, with product MPPADRHPRDQLRRELSLIDATLLCVSSVIGVGIFLTPGTVADVLPHPGLLLAAWIVGGLLSLAGALANAELGAAYPHAGGDYVYLREGFHPLAGFLVGWLTFFVIYAGTVATLATGFAEGLARFVELGDAGKAAAAVGITVLTSWINYRGVRVGAQFNNVTAGVKVVALIGLAVAGPLLGRGSIGHFEPLFAGADTVPLSGFGLALSPILFSYLGWNAPVYVASEIRDPGRNVPRSLFLGLAVCTALYLLLNGVYLYALPMDTLRGEVRVGESAALALFGEAGGTIMALMVLASVVGCLNATILVGPRIAYAMALDGYFFGNTDQVHAQNKTPHVAILAQALTAIALVLLLRRFPSVLDYTTFAIVLATMADTAALYALRRRQPDRPRPYRALGYPIVPALYLLANAAIAAAMLIGRPTECVIALLVTATALPFYPIFARRRVARAAADDPTKP from the coding sequence ATGCCGCCAGCCGACCGCCATCCGCGCGACCAACTCCGCCGCGAGCTGTCGCTGATCGACGCGACCCTCCTGTGCGTGTCGTCGGTTATCGGGGTCGGGATCTTCCTGACGCCGGGGACGGTGGCCGACGTGTTGCCGCATCCCGGCCTGCTGCTGGCGGCATGGATCGTTGGCGGGCTCCTGTCGTTGGCGGGGGCACTCGCGAACGCCGAACTCGGCGCCGCCTACCCGCACGCCGGCGGCGACTACGTGTACTTGCGCGAGGGATTCCATCCGCTGGCAGGGTTTCTCGTCGGCTGGCTGACGTTCTTCGTCATCTACGCCGGCACTGTGGCGACGCTGGCAACCGGATTTGCGGAAGGGCTGGCGCGCTTCGTCGAACTGGGCGACGCCGGCAAGGCGGCCGCCGCGGTGGGTATCACCGTCCTCACCTCATGGATCAACTACCGCGGCGTGCGCGTCGGTGCGCAGTTCAACAACGTCACCGCCGGGGTGAAGGTCGTCGCGCTGATCGGCCTGGCAGTGGCAGGGCCGCTGCTCGGACGCGGTAGCATTGGGCACTTCGAGCCGCTCTTTGCCGGGGCCGACACCGTACCGCTGAGTGGGTTCGGACTGGCGTTGTCTCCGATTCTGTTCAGCTACCTCGGCTGGAACGCCCCGGTATACGTTGCCAGCGAGATCCGCGACCCGGGACGGAACGTGCCGCGATCCCTTTTTCTGGGACTAGCGGTCTGCACCGCGCTCTACCTGCTCCTGAACGGCGTCTACCTGTACGCGCTGCCCATGGACACTTTGCGCGGCGAGGTGCGAGTCGGCGAGTCGGCAGCGCTGGCGCTGTTTGGCGAGGCCGGCGGTACGATCATGGCGCTCATGGTGCTGGCCTCGGTTGTCGGTTGCCTGAACGCGACGATTCTTGTCGGTCCGCGGATCGCTTACGCCATGGCGCTGGACGGGTATTTCTTCGGCAACACGGACCAGGTGCACGCGCAGAACAAGACTCCGCACGTGGCGATTCTCGCTCAGGCGCTGACGGCCATCGCGCTCGTTCTGTTGCTGCGGCGTTTTCCCAGCGTGCTCGACTACACCACGTTTGCAATCGTGCTGGCGACCATGGCGGACACCGCCGCATTGTATGCGTTGCGCCGGCGCCAACCCGACCGCCCACGGCCGTACCGCGCCCTCGGTTACCCGATCGTCCCGGCCCTGTACCTGCTGGCCAACGCCGCGATTGCCGCGGCCATGCTGATCGGGCGGCCGACGGAGTGTGTCATCGCCCTGCTGGTCACGGCGACGGCGCTGCCCTTCTATCCCATATTCGCGCGCCGGCGCGTGGCGCGCGCGGCCGCCGATGACCCGACGAAGCCGTAA
- a CDS encoding dockerin type I domain-containing protein — translation MGAFRGWTNRTMVRVRLVAVAIVLTVPAPVLAASTLVSVNAAGTGSGNAESSGPWGVSDTGRYVCFDSLADDLVAGDDNGFGDVFVRDTQVGTTTLVSMRHTGGGSGDLDSLCYGLSGDGRYVALVSAAGDLVPGFVDGNDGGDDGFVRDLLAGATELITVNAAGTASANLGVGTIFEISAAGSRVFFDSAASNLVANDGNGVSDVFMRDRDLGVTVLASVNAAGTASANAASTLPMSSANGRYVVFNSTASDLVAGFVDGNAGTAADLYIRDVDLGVTALVTPNTTGTASANAASTSLEITPDGRYVVFTSAATDLVAGDSNGRSDIFVRDVVANVTRLVSVAASGGGSANGTSANGVPSADGRYVAFESAATDLISGFVDGNGAGRDVFVRDLTASTTQLISVKRTGGGSANGASNRPLIGADGGLVVFLSAASDLVSPFVDGNGAFSDIFVRDRVYPGTAHVSRNAAGTAGANAALEPGEISRDGRVLGFSSTASDLVAGDNNGVGDVFTVLLPVTPRPTWTPTRTATPTITPTRTISPTPTVAAGAVSGRIGSYANAATPVPAVTVVVTGPTPGSVGTDAGGQYLVSPLTGATWQMLPRKAGGLGNSVSALDASWVLQAVVGLRVLSPTQTLAGDVSGNGSVSALDAAMILQRVVGLRPQFPAGVSCGSDWHFVPVPSPVPNQTLLQPSTAGGTCQSGAIRFEPLNGSATGQDFLGIPIGDVTGNWNPGGN, via the coding sequence ATGGGCGCATTCCGAGGATGGACGAACCGTACCATGGTGCGGGTCCGACTTGTTGCGGTTGCCATTGTCCTCACCGTACCCGCGCCGGTATTGGCGGCGTCCACACTGGTTTCGGTTAACGCCGCGGGCACCGGGAGCGGCAACGCCGAATCGTCGGGTCCCTGGGGCGTCAGCGACACGGGACGGTACGTGTGTTTCGACAGCCTTGCCGACGATCTCGTCGCCGGAGACGACAACGGGTTTGGGGACGTGTTCGTGCGCGACACGCAGGTGGGCACGACAACCCTGGTGAGTATGCGTCACACGGGAGGGGGCAGCGGCGACCTGGATTCGCTGTGTTACGGGCTGAGCGGCGACGGCCGCTATGTCGCACTGGTCAGCGCGGCCGGCGATCTCGTGCCCGGTTTCGTCGACGGCAACGACGGCGGCGATGACGGGTTTGTCCGCGACCTGCTCGCCGGCGCGACCGAGCTGATCACGGTGAACGCCGCCGGCACGGCCAGCGCCAACCTTGGTGTCGGCACGATCTTCGAGATCAGTGCGGCGGGTAGCCGTGTCTTCTTCGATAGTGCGGCCTCAAATCTGGTCGCCAACGACGGCAACGGCGTTTCCGACGTCTTCATGCGGGACCGCGACCTCGGCGTCACCGTTCTCGCCAGCGTCAACGCCGCCGGGACCGCCAGCGCCAACGCCGCCTCGACCCTTCCGATGTCGAGCGCCAACGGACGCTACGTCGTCTTCAACAGCACCGCCTCCGATCTGGTTGCCGGCTTCGTCGACGGCAACGCCGGCACCGCCGCGGATCTTTACATCCGCGACGTGGACCTCGGCGTCACCGCACTCGTGACACCCAACACCACCGGCACCGCCAGCGCCAACGCGGCGAGTACGAGCCTCGAGATCACCCCCGACGGCCGCTACGTCGTCTTCACCAGCGCCGCCACCGACCTCGTTGCCGGCGACAGTAATGGGCGCAGCGACATCTTCGTGCGCGACGTCGTCGCCAATGTCACCCGACTCGTGAGCGTCGCCGCGAGCGGCGGCGGTAGCGCCAACGGGACGTCGGCAAACGGCGTCCCCAGCGCCGACGGCCGTTACGTGGCCTTCGAAAGCGCCGCCACCGACCTGATTTCCGGATTCGTGGACGGTAACGGCGCGGGACGAGATGTGTTCGTCCGCGACCTTACCGCTTCCACCACACAGTTGATCAGCGTCAAGCGAACCGGTGGCGGCAGCGCCAACGGCGCCTCCAACCGTCCCCTCATCGGCGCCGACGGCGGCCTCGTCGTCTTCCTCAGCGCGGCGAGCGATCTCGTGTCGCCGTTCGTCGACGGCAACGGCGCCTTCTCCGACATCTTCGTGCGCGATCGCGTCTATCCGGGGACGGCGCACGTCTCCCGTAACGCCGCGGGCACCGCCGGGGCCAATGCGGCCCTGGAACCCGGCGAGATCAGCCGCGACGGTCGCGTCCTCGGGTTCTCCAGTACGGCCAGCGATCTCGTTGCCGGCGATAACAACGGCGTCGGTGACGTCTTCACGGTGCTCCTCCCCGTCACGCCTCGGCCGACGTGGACTCCGACGCGAACCGCTACGCCGACGATCACCCCGACGCGAACCATCTCGCCGACGCCTACCGTTGCCGCCGGCGCCGTAAGCGGACGGATCGGCTCGTACGCCAACGCGGCGACCCCGGTGCCGGCGGTGACGGTGGTGGTTACGGGGCCGACGCCGGGCAGCGTCGGCACCGATGCCGGCGGACAGTACCTCGTCTCGCCGCTCACGGGGGCCACGTGGCAGATGTTGCCCCGCAAGGCGGGTGGCCTCGGAAACAGCGTGTCGGCTCTCGATGCGTCCTGGGTCCTGCAAGCCGTTGTCGGACTCCGTGTCCTGTCCCCGACCCAAACGCTGGCCGGCGACGTCAGCGGCAACGGTAGCGTGTCGGCGTTGGACGCCGCGATGATACTGCAGCGCGTCGTCGGGCTGCGACCGCAGTTTCCCGCCGGTGTGAGCTGCGGCTCCGACTGGCACTTCGTGCCGGTCCCGTCGCCGGTGCCGAACCAGACCCTGCTGCAACCGTCGACGGCCGGTGGCACCTGTCAGAGCGGCGCCATCCGTTTCGAGCCGTTGAACGGTTCGGCCACGGGCCAGGATTTTCTCGGCATCCCGATCGGCGACGTGACCGGCAACTGGAACCCGGGCGGAAACTGA
- a CDS encoding glutathione S-transferase family protein: MSLVLYDNPFSPFARKVRLVLACKGLRAESVDALALLEHDRLRAVNARAEVPVLVDGDLVVVNSADIVAYLEDRWPDPPVFPSAPAERAAARAWERLADTVLDAIVHDISIWVWPTHRRPDVPPDGLIDAGLRDIGVILGRIERALEGREFLCGALSIADLALFPHLSSLKVLGVGIDPQTHPGVAAWIGRLRALPVIRADLEAVKRAAQEKFGSGASPYEGNKVVWRGDRIEWLFHHGFVEWWLEELRAGRAIVPSAL; this comes from the coding sequence ATGTCCCTCGTCCTCTACGACAACCCTTTCAGTCCGTTTGCGCGCAAGGTCCGCCTCGTTCTCGCTTGCAAGGGCTTACGGGCGGAGTCGGTCGATGCACTGGCGTTGTTGGAGCACGACCGCTTGCGTGCGGTCAATGCGCGCGCCGAGGTGCCGGTTCTCGTCGATGGCGATCTCGTGGTGGTGAACTCCGCCGACATTGTCGCCTACCTCGAAGACCGCTGGCCGGACCCTCCCGTGTTCCCGTCGGCCCCGGCGGAGCGGGCTGCCGCACGCGCATGGGAGCGGCTGGCCGATACCGTTCTCGACGCGATCGTCCACGACATTTCCATCTGGGTGTGGCCGACGCACCGGCGGCCCGACGTTCCCCCCGACGGTCTGATCGATGCGGGACTGCGGGATATCGGCGTCATCCTGGGCCGGATCGAGCGGGCACTGGAGGGGCGGGAGTTCCTTTGCGGTGCGCTGTCGATAGCCGACCTGGCTCTGTTCCCGCATCTGTCGTCGCTCAAAGTGCTCGGGGTGGGAATCGATCCGCAGACCCATCCGGGTGTTGCGGCGTGGATCGGGCGGCTGCGGGCGCTGCCGGTAATCCGCGCCGACCTCGAAGCGGTCAAGCGCGCCGCGCAGGAGAAGTTCGGTAGCGGAGCCTCACCGTACGAGGGCAACAAGGTCGTCTGGCGCGGCGACCGGATCGAGTGGCTGTTCCATCACGGCTTCGTCGAGTGGTGGCTGGAAGAGCTGCGCGCCGGGCGGGCAATCGTTCCATCCGCCCTTTAG
- a CDS encoding uracil-DNA glycosylase → MDKLADVVARCRRCPRLVAYRERIAGTRRAAYREWTYWGRPVPGFGTPEARLLVIGLAPAAHGGNRTGRIFTGDRSGDWLYRALHRFGFANQPRSVDRSDGLRLIDTYITAAAHCAPPANQPTPEEFDNCLPYLVREMRLLRRVCVVVALGKIAFDRYLVARRALGAAVPKPRPHFHHGCVHDLGDVTLIGSYHPSQRNTQTGLLTEKMFDAVFRQARSRGARGPGGP, encoded by the coding sequence ATGGACAAGCTGGCCGATGTCGTCGCTCGTTGCCGGCGCTGTCCGCGGCTCGTTGCGTACCGAGAACGGATAGCCGGGACGCGGCGCGCGGCCTATCGCGAGTGGACGTACTGGGGCCGCCCGGTGCCCGGCTTCGGCACCCCGGAAGCGCGCCTGCTTGTCATTGGCCTTGCTCCGGCTGCCCACGGCGGCAACCGCACCGGCCGTATCTTCACCGGGGACCGCAGCGGCGACTGGCTCTATCGCGCCCTGCACCGCTTCGGCTTTGCCAACCAACCTCGCTCCGTCGATCGCTCCGACGGCCTGCGACTCATCGACACCTACATCACCGCCGCTGCTCACTGCGCCCCCCCTGCCAACCAGCCTACGCCGGAGGAGTTCGACAACTGCCTGCCGTACCTGGTGCGCGAGATGAGGCTCCTGCGCCGAGTCTGCGTCGTCGTCGCGCTCGGCAAGATCGCCTTCGACCGTTACCTGGTCGCGCGCCGCGCCCTGGGCGCCGCCGTACCCAAACCGCGGCCACACTTCCACCACGGCTGCGTCCACGACCTCGGCGACGTCACGCTTATCGGCTCCTATCATCCGAGCCAGCGCAACACCCAGACGGGATTGCTCACCGAAAAGATGTTCGACGCGGTGTTTCGACAAGCGCGGTCGAGGGGGGCGCGAGGGCCTGGGGGCCCCTAG